The Chloroflexota bacterium genome contains the following window.
GAACAGCACGACCCGCGCATCTGGGCTGATGCCGAGGCGTGCACGCACGCTCGCACCGTCAGCGTCCGGGCGGAAAATCTCCGTGTCCACGCCGTTCGGCATCTCGACGACATCGCTCCAGCGCCGCCGGAAGATGCCACCCAGCCGGCAGTTGGCCGCGTGATCGAGCGAGACGGCCGCCAGCTTGCGCGCGCCGCCCAGGATGACGGGGGCCGTCACCCGGGAGTAGACCTCGAACAGCTTGCCGCGCCCACCATCCCCGATCAGGTCGTTGTGGTGGGTCAGCACGTACGGCACGCCGGTCGCCCGCGCCCGCGCCCAGATCATCTCCGCCCCGAAGATGAACGGGTAGTGGAGGTGGATCACGTCGAAGCGCTCAGGGGAGAGCAGGCCCGGGAGCAGCGGCGCGTTGCCGATCCGGAACGCTGGCGGCAGCCGCCGCACGCGCACACCTTCGGGGGCCTCGCGGTCGCCGGGGCCGTAGGCTGCCGTGAGCACCGTCACGTCATGCCCGAGCCGTGCCAGCTCCTGGGCGTTGCGGTAGCAGACCATGCCGGTCCCAGCGTAGTACGGGGGGAAGGTCGCCGTGACATGGGCGATCCGCATACGGCCAGCCACCGGGACTACCACCTCACGACGGCGCGCGTTGCTCCGAGCAGCACGCGGAAGATCGGGTTGCAGATGCGTGCGGCCAGGGTGGCAGCAGGAGACGTGCCAACCTGGCCGAAGTCAAGGTCGGGGACACAGACGCCGAGGATGGCGCGGTCTGGCACGCG
Protein-coding sequences here:
- a CDS encoding glycosyltransferase family 4 protein — translated: MRIAHVTATFPPYYAGTGMVCYRNAQELARLGHDVTVLTAAYGPGDREAPEGVRVRRLPPAFRIGNAPLLPGLLSPERFDVIHLHYPFIFGAEMIWARARATGVPYVLTHHNDLIGDGGRGKLFEVYSRVTAPVILGGARKLAAVSLDHAANCRLGGIFRRRWSDVVEMPNGVDTEIFRPDADGASVRARLGISPDARVVLFVGAMDRAHHFKGVEYLLRALAQIEDRDVIGLLVGEGDLRPGFQAETDRLGLSERTRFIGGIPHAQLPPYYAAADVVVLPSFPPESFGMVLIEGMACGVPVIAHNIPGVRTVVKHGETGLLVEPGDTPGLAEAITRIVQDRSTRDTMGARGLAHVHERYTWPAIGRRLEALYEQVTGRAGRPAPVEAVDAGPTAVHAG